A genomic window from Triticum urartu cultivar G1812 chromosome 7, Tu2.1, whole genome shotgun sequence includes:
- the LOC125520160 gene encoding uridine/cytidine kinase UKL1, chloroplastic-like isoform X2 has protein sequence MEDVLDSAVGAHFSGLRRDLRRLSSSSSLPSSPSSATCNDASAAAPSGLASPAPRQPFVIGVCGGTASGKTTVCDMIIQQLHDHRVVLVNQDSFYRGLTEEESEHVEEYNFDHPDAFDTDQLLECMGKLKSGQSVNIPIYDFKNHRRCSESFRKVNVSDVIILEGILVFHDQRVRDLMDMKIFVDTDADIRLARRIRRDTVERGRDVLSVLEQYADVIIPRGGDNHVAIDLIAQHICTKLGQHDLCKLYPNVCVVQTTFQIRGMHTLIRDREITTPDFVFYSDRLIRLVVEHGLGNLPFTEKQVVTPTGSVYSGVDFCKKLCGVSIVRSGESMENALRACCKGIKIGKILIHRVGDDGQQLIYNKLPSDIAERHVLLMDPVLGTGNSANQAIQLLRSTGVPEDHIMFLNLISAPEGIHCVCKRFPGVKIVTSEIDAGLNEEYRVVPGLGEYGDRYFGTD, from the exons ATGGAGGACGTCCTGGACTCGGCGGTGGGGGCCCACTTCAGCGGCCTCCGCCGCGACTTGCGccgcctctcctcctcctcctccctcccctcctcgccctcctccgccACCTGCAACGACGCCTCCGCGGCCGCGCCCAGCGGGCTCGCGTCCCCCGCGCCCAGGCAGCCCTTCGTGATCG GGGTGTGCGGCGGAACGGCGTCGGGGAAGACGACGGTGTGCGACATGATCATCCAGCAGCTGCACGACCACCGCGTCGTGCTCGTCAACCAG GATTCGTTCTACCGCGGTTTAACTGAGGAGGAATCTGAACATGTGGAAGAGTACAACTTTGATCACCCTG ATGCATTTGATACTGATCAACTTCTAGAGTGCATGGGAAAGCTAAAGAGTGGGCAGTCTGTTAATATTCCTATATATGATTTCAAGAATCATCGACGATGCTCTGAGAGCTTTAGAAAG GTCAATGTATCAGATGTCATCATTCTGGAGGGAATTTTGGTTTTTCATGATCAAAGGGTGCGTGACTTGATGGACATGAAAATTTTCGTTGACACAG ATGCTGATATTAGGCTTGCCCGAAGAATAAGGCGTGATACAGTTGAAAGAGGTAGAGATGTTCTCTCAGTGCTTGAGCAG TATGCTGATGTGATCATACCGCGAGGAGGAGATAACCATGTTGCCATTGATTTAATTGCGCAACATATTTGTACAAAACTAGGACAGCACGACTTGTGCAAATTATATCCAAATGTTTGCGTAGTTCAGACAACTTTCCAG ATACGAGGAATGCATACCCTCATTCGTGACCGGGAAATTACGACTCCTGATTTTGTCTTCTATTCAGATCGGCTGATTCGTCTG GTAGTTGAGCATGGTCTGGGGAATTTGCCATTTACAGAGAAGCAGGTCGTTACACCTACAG GTTCTGTTTATTCAGGAGTTGACTTCTGCAAGAAGCTCTGTGGAGTGTCGATTGTTCGAAG TGGTGAAAGCATGGAGAATGCTTTGCGTGCTTGTTGTAAGGGGATAAAAATAGGTAAAATCCTAATACATCGTGTTGGAGACGACGGACAACAA CTCATATATAACAAGCTGCCTAGTGATATTGCTGAACGGCATGTTCTACTTATGGATCCTGTGCTCGGTACTG GTAACTCAGCAAATCAAGCTATACAGCTTCTTAGAAGTACAGGAGTTCCAGAGGACCACATCATGTTTCTTAATCTTATATCG GCTCCTGAAGGAATCCATTGTGTCTGCAAGCGATTCCCTGGTGTGAAGATCGTAACATCGGAGATCGACGCTGGGTTGAATGAGGAATACCGTGTCGTGCCAGGGCTGGGTGAATACGGCGATCGCTACTTCGGCACGGACTAA
- the LOC125520160 gene encoding uridine/cytidine kinase UKL1, chloroplastic-like isoform X1 — MEDVLDSAVGAHFSGLRRDLRRLSSSSSLPSSPSSATCNDASAAAPSGLASPAPRQPFVIGVCGGTASGKTTVCDMIIQQLHDHRVVLVNQDSFYRGLTEEESEHVEEYNFDHPDAFDTDQLLECMGKLKSGQSVNIPIYDFKNHRRCSESFRKVNVSDVIILEGILVFHDQRVRDLMDMKIFVDTDADIRLARRIRRDTVERGRDVLSVLEQYGRFVKPAFDDFILPSKKYADVIIPRGGDNHVAIDLIAQHICTKLGQHDLCKLYPNVCVVQTTFQIRGMHTLIRDREITTPDFVFYSDRLIRLVVEHGLGNLPFTEKQVVTPTGSVYSGVDFCKKLCGVSIVRSGESMENALRACCKGIKIGKILIHRVGDDGQQLIYNKLPSDIAERHVLLMDPVLGTGNSANQAIQLLRSTGVPEDHIMFLNLISAPEGIHCVCKRFPGVKIVTSEIDAGLNEEYRVVPGLGEYGDRYFGTD, encoded by the exons ATGGAGGACGTCCTGGACTCGGCGGTGGGGGCCCACTTCAGCGGCCTCCGCCGCGACTTGCGccgcctctcctcctcctcctccctcccctcctcgccctcctccgccACCTGCAACGACGCCTCCGCGGCCGCGCCCAGCGGGCTCGCGTCCCCCGCGCCCAGGCAGCCCTTCGTGATCG GGGTGTGCGGCGGAACGGCGTCGGGGAAGACGACGGTGTGCGACATGATCATCCAGCAGCTGCACGACCACCGCGTCGTGCTCGTCAACCAG GATTCGTTCTACCGCGGTTTAACTGAGGAGGAATCTGAACATGTGGAAGAGTACAACTTTGATCACCCTG ATGCATTTGATACTGATCAACTTCTAGAGTGCATGGGAAAGCTAAAGAGTGGGCAGTCTGTTAATATTCCTATATATGATTTCAAGAATCATCGACGATGCTCTGAGAGCTTTAGAAAG GTCAATGTATCAGATGTCATCATTCTGGAGGGAATTTTGGTTTTTCATGATCAAAGGGTGCGTGACTTGATGGACATGAAAATTTTCGTTGACACAG ATGCTGATATTAGGCTTGCCCGAAGAATAAGGCGTGATACAGTTGAAAGAGGTAGAGATGTTCTCTCAGTGCTTGAGCAG TACGGGAGGTTTGTGAAGCCCGCCTTTGATGATTTTATCCTGCCTTCCAAGAAGTATGCTGATGTGATCATACCGCGAGGAGGAGATAACCATGTTGCCATTGATTTAATTGCGCAACATATTTGTACAAAACTAGGACAGCACGACTTGTGCAAATTATATCCAAATGTTTGCGTAGTTCAGACAACTTTCCAG ATACGAGGAATGCATACCCTCATTCGTGACCGGGAAATTACGACTCCTGATTTTGTCTTCTATTCAGATCGGCTGATTCGTCTG GTAGTTGAGCATGGTCTGGGGAATTTGCCATTTACAGAGAAGCAGGTCGTTACACCTACAG GTTCTGTTTATTCAGGAGTTGACTTCTGCAAGAAGCTCTGTGGAGTGTCGATTGTTCGAAG TGGTGAAAGCATGGAGAATGCTTTGCGTGCTTGTTGTAAGGGGATAAAAATAGGTAAAATCCTAATACATCGTGTTGGAGACGACGGACAACAA CTCATATATAACAAGCTGCCTAGTGATATTGCTGAACGGCATGTTCTACTTATGGATCCTGTGCTCGGTACTG GTAACTCAGCAAATCAAGCTATACAGCTTCTTAGAAGTACAGGAGTTCCAGAGGACCACATCATGTTTCTTAATCTTATATCG GCTCCTGAAGGAATCCATTGTGTCTGCAAGCGATTCCCTGGTGTGAAGATCGTAACATCGGAGATCGACGCTGGGTTGAATGAGGAATACCGTGTCGTGCCAGGGCTGGGTGAATACGGCGATCGCTACTTCGGCACGGACTAA